The DNA region ATACTTCTGCTGACTCATCTTCtccaaatgatgatgatgacgttCATGAAGATGAGACTCCTAACCTCACACAACCACCTAACCCAacacaaaagaaaggaaagaagcgAGTTTTACCATCATCCACACAGaacaaagggaagaaaggaGGAACTGCATTACAGTTGACACAACAGCTTAGTCGTATTTGTGATGTTGTGGAGTTAAGGAACTCAGCTTTTTCAGTGGAGCCAAGTAGTACTATTCGTAATGTCATGGAACGCGTGTGCACCTTAGATGGCATTGAGAAGGGTTCCGAACTCTACCTCATGGCAGCACGCATTTTTCAAAAACgagggaagagagagatgtTTGTCGTGATGGAAGAACCATATTTACAACTTAAGTTTCTGCAAGAGGAGGCAAGATTGTTAGGAGGGCACTACTTTGGCACTTAgggtgttttatgttttatcctATGAATAATGTTTTATGGGAGAGAgatgtttaatgttttattgttttatcctTTGAATAATGTGGCTGTTAGGGTGTTTTAACTTGTTGGGCTGTTAGGGTGTTTGAATTACAAAGATAGAAGCTTGGCTGTATCTTTGAATAGAAAGGTATTAATAAATTAAGAGTTGGGACCTCTTTTCATTGTTCTCACAATTTTCTGCCAATaaatcaactttattttttcaccaatgttgagtttgttaggttttgtgataaaaaacttaaatcagTGCTGTGTTAGGATCATATTGTGTACTGATTGAGTAGTGTAGTGGCAACATATTGTATCAGAGTGTTAGATCTTTGTGGACTGACTGAGTAGTGCAGTGGCTGTTGTAGTAGAAGAGCTTGCTGCATTACTGCTGCAAGGAAGCATGTTACTGCTGCAAGTAATCATGCCTGAGCTCTGATAAAGTTACAACACCATTCCTAGATATGAGTGTGCTGGTTGGAGCACAAGATGCACCTTCCATTTCAATTCCTGAGGTAGATGTAATCATGCTTGAGCTCTCTCAAATACCTGAAATGATGCCTAGAAGTATTGTTTTCTTTAGTTTTAGTGTGCAAGCTAAAGTCAACAGTTAATTGACAAGCTGAGAAATAATACACACCAAACATGTACTAATCCAAACTTGGACAATGAGCTTTTTAGAAATCAAAACTTGATGACAAATAATAAGCCTTTCTCATTAGTAATAGTACTACTCTAGTTTATTTTTTGCATGCAACTTTGATAAAGAATGAGAATTACAAAAACCCAACACTAGTTGGTTGATTCTAGTACTAGACCAATGTAGCAATAAGgaagaatgcaaaaaaaaaaaacaaatagtcATGTTTTGGCTATTgattagctaaaaaaaaaaagctccacCATTGGCTGACAATAGCTTGATTAACTGATATggttttggagagagagagagatcagaaAGTCTTTCTCATCAGTAATCGTACTTTCTGGTTTGGTTTGCAGGCAACTTTGACAGAGaatgagaattacaaaaaacCAACACTAGTTGATGATTCTAGTACTGGAACAATGTAGCAATAAGAAAGAATGCTACAAAAACAGTCATGTTTTGGCTGTTAATAGCTCAAAAGGCTCAACCATTGGGCTGACAATAGCTTGATTATCTTGTGTTTGGATCTTGCACTAATTGATATGGTTTTAGAGAAAGACCAGGGAGTTAGAAagataaacaagaaaaatgtaagaGACCTGTTTTTGCTTGATTCCTTTGTTACTTAAGGATTGTAATGGAAATTTTAGTACATGAAATTGAGGCCTGATTTTAGACTATTAGTTGACCTGTTGTATAATGCAGCAGAAAGTATGGGCAATTGGATCAGTGTTTGTTATGACTTATCTACTTTCCCTATTTTGTTCTGTCACTTAAACTGTAATTGGTTCCTCTTCGGAAGTTGGAACTCTAAAGCTGGAAATATTTATTCCCACATCATTGTTGAATTTATTTTCATGGAACAAAAGAGTCTATACAAATGTGTAAGTTTGTGTACTTTAAAATGAACTTGCTAGCAATTtgaatggaaattttttttaagaatcttgAAGCAAATTAATTTTCTGGAACAGTCCCTCCAGAATATTGGAATTTGGTTAACTTAGAAACCTTGTAGTTCTAAGCCAATAAGTTTCTTGTATGTACTAGTCAGTCCATCGTTCTGAATGTTATTTTGCCTATTTGACCTGAATTTGCAATTTCATGTTACTGTTGTTCTGCTTGTTGGGGTTTGCTGATACATCTGTAAGTTGTAACTTTGTGTCAatcaaagttttctaaattatccacacacaaaaaaaaaataataataataataaatttcaattgATTAGTAACAAGCTCCTAGCTTTTTGACAGCTCACTAACAACTCACTAGTTAGTCACATGCTTATGTGTTATTAGCAAATCTGCACACTGCTGCACTAACTCTTCTGCACTGCGGCATTGCTCCACTTATACTACACTACTCCAGGCTATAATTATGACTTTAGTACTGCTTTATTGCTCCAGCACCATATAGCAACCGTAGCTTGGCATCACAACAACTTCACATTGGGACCCACATTcttaatcatatatttttacatctgcaaacaaatttaattattaaaacttattaaaatttaatgtgCTAGAATCATATTtagatctctttttttttcttttttttttccaaagagaGTAATCATTCTCcctcattaaaaatatataatatatacatacatacatacatatatatatatatatatatatatatatacacacacacacataaaaataaatttttttatccaaataGTTTTTTGAGACCATTtgtaaaggaaaataattttacatTACTAATGCGAGACCCACATGTTAATCTGAGATTGAGTAGTTTTGTAAAAAGGTTAGGGTGCTAGTTATTAACATAGATGAAGTTATGAAGTAGTTTTTTCACTTAATCTTAGATTGATACTACCTATGGTTTTCCATAGGTAGTATCAATCTAAGATACTTTTGTGGGCTTTTGTTGTGTGATAGATACTTATTTTGATTTatctagttattattttttaaatgattaatcattttctttattgtgatttatctaatttattgctataatattttaggTGTTATTCCTATGGATTACAATGATTATATTGATAATAGTGATGAAGATCATTCTTCTGATGTGGAAACCGATGAATATGATGATGAGGAATTATACGATCTTGCTATGGTTGGATGTCATATTGCAGTGACATATTATATGAAATATATGGATAAACAACCTTGTAGAGATTCTGAACAAACTGGCTATATGTGGTTGATGGATTGTTTGACGGGTAATGAAACGAAATGTTTAGAATGAAGCCACATGTTTTCCTTCAATTGTGTAATGTTTTACAACATACATATGGACTTCAGCACACAAGGCATATTAGGCTTGAAGAGTCAGTAGGTATATGTTTAATGATACTTGGACAAGGAGCTTGTTATAGGATGGTTCAAGAAAGATTCCAACATTCTGGTGAGACTATACACAGACATTTTCATAGAGTTTTAAAACGCCTTAACATAATGTCAATGGATATCCTCAAGCCTTCTGACCCTACATTTAGTATAATTCCAAGACATATACAGAAAAATCCATTGTACATGCCACACTTTCAGGTATTCATTTCATACATTCTAATTTGTTTCTAATATTTGTTAGTATTATTTCCCAagtatctaaaattttattttattttaggactGCATTGGTGCCATTGACGGTACACATATCCAAGTTGTTGTTGGAAACGACAAAAAAGCTTCATATTATAATAGAAAGGGCGTGACATCTTTTAATGTGATGGCAGCATGCGATTTTGATTTACTTTTCACATTTGTTATGGCTGGGTGGGAGGGTGCAGCACATGATACACGTATTTTCttagatgctatctgtcgacAATCTGTCAACTTTCCAAAACCACCACCaggtatataaaatttttatacatTAAATATGTATGAAGGATATTATTTATGTacatcttacattttttttttcttttactaggaaaatattatttagttgaTGCTGGATACCCTTTAAGGAAAGGATATTTGCCACCTTATAAGGGACAGAGGTATCATCTTTCAGATTTTCGACGAGTTGGTCGAGGGAATCACATAGAAGAAAGGTTTAATTATGTTCACTCATCACTTAGAAGTGCAATTGAGCGAACTTTTGGAGTGTGGAAcaataaatggaaaattttgaagcaaATGCCACCTTATGAC from Castanea sativa cultivar Marrone di Chiusa Pesio chromosome 6, ASM4071231v1 includes:
- the LOC142639342 gene encoding uncharacterized protein LOC142639342 yields the protein MFKDFAATGDLAWAPTSGVLPDDLETLKEGLGDTSADSSSPNDDDDVHEDETPNLTQPPNPTQKKGKKRVLPSSTQNKGKKGGTALQLTQQLSRICDVVELRNSAFSVEPSSTIRNVMERVCTLDGIEKGSELYLMAARIFQKRGKREMFVVMEEPYLQLKFLQEEATLTENENYKKPTLVDDSSTGTM